A genome region from Nitrosopumilus sp. includes the following:
- a CDS encoding PEFG-CTERM sorting domain-containing protein, translated as MKKLIWIVMTSLIILPLLSSSSVLAESVYDINIPSGSADMSAPFHWSSEKDGDASGFIEIIVNDTIFWKNGDTTSHTVTSGTPRLGPDGIFDSGKIGLGKSFVQKFTEIGEFPYYCTLHPWKTGLVSVSSGYSILPNVGSDFGDGTNTFDLEYKFNRLVDHVSIDKNTKSISLELKGNTINDDNTLTLFLPSALISGISSVSIDGVMTEEFSQEFDSETTVLIINQIPSYAKLITINGTTIIPEFAGLAIVILFLSISIIVWVTRKQSILRFDIQN; from the coding sequence TTGAAAAAATTAATTTGGATTGTAATGACTTCTTTGATAATTCTTCCATTATTATCTTCTTCTTCAGTACTTGCAGAATCAGTTTATGATATCAATATCCCTTCTGGTTCAGCTGATATGTCAGCTCCATTTCATTGGTCAAGTGAAAAGGATGGAGATGCATCAGGATTTATTGAAATTATAGTAAATGATACAATTTTTTGGAAAAATGGGGACACCACTTCACATACAGTGACTTCTGGAACACCTAGGTTAGGCCCTGATGGAATTTTTGACAGTGGCAAGATTGGTCTGGGAAAATCATTTGTGCAAAAATTCACAGAGATAGGAGAATTTCCATATTACTGCACACTTCATCCCTGGAAAACAGGTCTTGTAAGCGTAAGTAGCGGTTATAGCATTTTGCCAAATGTTGGCTCGGATTTTGGAGATGGTACAAATACCTTTGATTTAGAGTATAAATTCAACCGATTGGTAGATCATGTCAGCATTGATAAAAACACAAAATCAATTTCTCTTGAATTAAAGGGAAACACAATAAATGATGACAATACATTAACATTGTTTTTACCGTCTGCACTGATCAGTGGAATATCTTCTGTATCTATTGATGGCGTCATGACAGAAGAATTTTCCCAGGAATTTGATAGTGAAACTACTGTACTAATAATTAACCAAATTCCTTCTTATGCCAAATTAATTACCATAAATGGAACTACTATAATTCCAGAATTTGCAGGATTAGCAATAGTTATTTTGTTTTTATCAATATCGATAATAGTTTGGGTGACTAGAAAACAATCTATCTTAAGATTCGACATACAAAATTAA